A window of Aerosakkonema funiforme FACHB-1375 genomic DNA:
ACCGTAATATAATAGTAGCATGGAGGGGGGAAGCATTTGGACATAAAATTTACGGTTTTGGGTGATAAATTGTCGCCCAAATGCTAATGCCGTTCTTCAGATGCGCGAACGGCCATACCCCGATCCGAGCAGTATTGGGAGTTGCGCTCACCTGCTGGATAACTGTATTCTTAGGGTGAGAAGAAAGTAATATGGGTGGTGTAGCTACGGTGAGTTATTGCCTCAATCCTAATTGCCCAAACCCCTCTGACCCATTGAATTCCACAGAGAATATCTGTAGAAGGTGTGGGTCGAGACTTTTACTGCAAGAACGGTATCGGGTGATTAAACCTTTAGGGAAGGGAGGTTTTGCTCAGACTTTTGACGTAGTAGACGATCTCGGTACAGTGAAAGTCCTAAAACTTTTAAATACAGCAGGAATCACCGATATTAGAAGCAAAGAAAAGCTAGTGAAATTATTTCAGCAAGAAGCTGAGGTATTGAGTCAGCTAAACTATCCTGGAATACCTAAAGGCGAAGGCTTTTCATTCCCGTTTTGGCCGAAAGATAGCCAAGAACCATTGCATTGCTTGGTGATGGAAAAAATTGAAGGCATTAATTTGCAGTCATGGCTAAAAAATCGCGGCAATCAACCGATAACGCCAGAGTTAGCGCTTGAATGGTTAAAACAACTAGCAGAAATTTTACATCAAGTACATCAGCAAAATTATTTCCACCGGGATATTAAGCCGCCCAATATTATGTTAACTCCTGAAGGGAAACTGGTGCTGATTGACTTCGGAGCAGTGCGAGAATTCACTCAAACTTACTTGCACCAACAAAATGTGACGGGTACGGTGATTGGTTCATCAGGTTATGCACCACCAGAACAACTGCGCGGCAGGTCTGTACAGCAATCAGATTTCTTTGCGCTGGGACGAACTTTTGTTCATTTGCTGACAGGCAAACATCCCCTCGATTTACACGAAGATTCGCAAACGGGTAAGTTGATTTGGCGAAATAGTGTTCCTCATATCTCCAATTTTTGGTCAGATTTTATTGATAAATTAACTGGGCGATCGCTATTAGGTTTTATTGATGAATTGATGGAGCATTCTTGCAAAAAAAGACCTAAAAATACCAAACTTATTTTAAAACGCATTAAAAAAATTGGTCGCCTTCCTATTCCAGAGATTCTGGGAGGAGCGACTCTGATACTTACAGTTACAGCAGCGGTCGTTTATTGGTATTTAACAGGAGTCCAGGGATGTGCAAAAATTTCGCTCAAAAGTTTTCCTAAAGGTGACAGCCTCAGTTGTGGAGAAGAAATTTTAGTTCCATATTTTTCCTTGTCAGAAACACAAGCAGGAGTTGATGCCTTCTTCACCAATAGCTATAAAAATGCCGTTGATTTACTAGAAAAAGCATGGCAAAAGCGACATAACCCGGAAACATTAATTTATCTGAATAATGCCAGACTAACCGCCCAAAAAGCAGAAGCTTATACCATTGCTGTCGTCGCTCCGATCGGCGACAAAACTCTGAACACGGCTTTGGAAATTTTGCGAGGAGTTGCCCAAGCTCAAGATGAGTTCAATAGTAAGCGAAAGCCCGGTCAACCGGGTATTAAAGTGCTAATTGCCAACGATGAAAATCAGCCTGTCAAAGCTAAAAAGATTGCAGAGGTACTGGTATCTAAAAAAGATATTCTCGCCGTTATCGGCCATTACACAAGTGAGGTAACACTGGCAGCTTTAGATGTTTACGATCGCAACTTAGTATTAGTTTCTCCAACCAGCACTTCCGAAGATTTATCGAACAAAAGTTACTTTTTCTTTCGGACTGCATCTAGCGATCGCGTCAGTGCCCAAGCTTTAGCTAATTACCTAATTACGCAAGTGCAGCAGCGCAAAGTAGCCGTATTTTACAATCCCAAGAGTAGTTTTAGCAAATCTCTCCGTTATGAATTCCATAGGAGCTTTCGTACAATTGGAGGACAGGTTGTTAAAGATTTTGACTTGTCCGATCCTTCTTTCATCGCAGATGTTGCCATAGAGCAAGCCCAAAAACAAGGAGCCACTGCGCTAGCTTTACTTCCAGACGGTCAGACCAGTGCTTATACTTTTGGCAATACATTGAAAGCAATAAAAGCTAATCGAAAAGGTAATTTAATTGTGGCAGGAGATACCCTTTACGGTTCTGAAATCTTACAATTGGTAGGGCCAGAAGCATCCTCACGCCTCGTCGTGGCTGTACCTTGGCATCACTTGAGCAGCCCCAATCGCGAATTTTCCCGTTCAACTGAGAAGTTGTGGGGAGGGGAAGTCAGTCCTCGAACAGCCTTAAGCTATGATGCTGTGATGGTGTTGATAAAAGCCATACAAAAAAACTCTCACCCAAATCGTCTGAATGTGCAGCAAGTTTTGGCAGATCCCTCTTTTCAAGCAATTGGAGCAACAGGCGTAGTTAGTTTTGAATCTAATGGAAATCGCAAGGAACCAGTTGTTGTATTGGTTAAAGTCGTAGTGTCTAAGTGTTCGCCTTATGGCTACATATTTGTACCCATCAAATATTCCAAAGTTGAAAACTTAGGGTGCGTTTCAAAATCCACTTTTCCTGAATAAATTTGCTCGCTGTTCGTCTATGAAAGAGGAAAATGAAGATTAATCAACGGCATGATTGGCCTCTCACTGCTGAAGAAGCTATTCCCATTCAGCAACAACTGGCAAAAGAGGTAATTACTTCTGACGAGTTGGGAACAGTACAATACGTTGCTGGCGTGGATGTGGGTTTTCCGGAGTCGGGTAGCATAACGAGAGCAGCAGTGGTAGTATTGAGTTTTCCCGATTTGCAGCTCAAAGAGCAGGCGATCGCATACCGTCCCACCACTTTTCCCTACGTTCCGGGATTCCTATCATTTCGCGAAGTTCCCACTGTGCTGGATGCACTGGAAAAACTGACTATTATACCGGATTTAATTTTATGCGACGGTCAAGGTATTGCCCATCCCCGTCGTTTTGGGATCGCCTGTCATCTGGGTGTATTGGCAGATATTCCCACTATTGGCGTTGCTAAATCGTTATTAGTTGGCAAACATGAAGAGTTACCTTTAGAGAGAGGTACATGGAAACCGCTAGTGCATCGCCGGGAAACGATCGGTGCTGCTTTGCGAACGCGGATGGGGGTTAAACCTGTTTATGTTTCTAGCGGACATCGCGTGAGTTTGCTGACTGCGATCGACTATGTGATGCGTTGCACTACCAAATATAAATTACCGGAAACAACGCGCTTAGCTGATAAATTGGCATCAAACCGATAAATGAATAGAGGAAATATTAAAAGG
This region includes:
- a CDS encoding bifunctional serine/threonine-protein kinase/ABC transporter substrate-binding protein produces the protein MGGVATVSYCLNPNCPNPSDPLNSTENICRRCGSRLLLQERYRVIKPLGKGGFAQTFDVVDDLGTVKVLKLLNTAGITDIRSKEKLVKLFQQEAEVLSQLNYPGIPKGEGFSFPFWPKDSQEPLHCLVMEKIEGINLQSWLKNRGNQPITPELALEWLKQLAEILHQVHQQNYFHRDIKPPNIMLTPEGKLVLIDFGAVREFTQTYLHQQNVTGTVIGSSGYAPPEQLRGRSVQQSDFFALGRTFVHLLTGKHPLDLHEDSQTGKLIWRNSVPHISNFWSDFIDKLTGRSLLGFIDELMEHSCKKRPKNTKLILKRIKKIGRLPIPEILGGATLILTVTAAVVYWYLTGVQGCAKISLKSFPKGDSLSCGEEILVPYFSLSETQAGVDAFFTNSYKNAVDLLEKAWQKRHNPETLIYLNNARLTAQKAEAYTIAVVAPIGDKTLNTALEILRGVAQAQDEFNSKRKPGQPGIKVLIANDENQPVKAKKIAEVLVSKKDILAVIGHYTSEVTLAALDVYDRNLVLVSPTSTSEDLSNKSYFFFRTASSDRVSAQALANYLITQVQQRKVAVFYNPKSSFSKSLRYEFHRSFRTIGGQVVKDFDLSDPSFIADVAIEQAQKQGATALALLPDGQTSAYTFGNTLKAIKANRKGNLIVAGDTLYGSEILQLVGPEASSRLVVAVPWHHLSSPNREFSRSTEKLWGGEVSPRTALSYDAVMVLIKAIQKNSHPNRLNVQQVLADPSFQAIGATGVVSFESNGNRKEPVVVLVKVVVSKCSPYGYIFVPIKYSKVENLGCVSKSTFPE
- the nfi gene encoding deoxyribonuclease V (cleaves DNA at apurinic or apyrimidinic sites), with the translated sequence MKINQRHDWPLTAEEAIPIQQQLAKEVITSDELGTVQYVAGVDVGFPESGSITRAAVVVLSFPDLQLKEQAIAYRPTTFPYVPGFLSFREVPTVLDALEKLTIIPDLILCDGQGIAHPRRFGIACHLGVLADIPTIGVAKSLLVGKHEELPLERGTWKPLVHRRETIGAALRTRMGVKPVYVSSGHRVSLLTAIDYVMRCTTKYKLPETTRLADKLASNR